Genomic segment of Streptococcus pneumoniae:
AAATCACAGCGAGACAAGCCTAAGCCGCCTAGCGTTCGAAAGGCAAGCTCTGCATTCTTACGCATAGTTGCTGCCACTTCATCAGAAATCTTAGCTGGAATGTCCATGGTAATTTTATTATCAATGTATTTGGCATCATAGTCGTAGAAATCAACATCCTTGACCACTTCACCTGGAAGAGTACTTTTGACATCATAATTGCCAAGCAGTCCTACTTCAATCTCGCGCGCCTCCACACCTTGCTCGATAAGGACACGACTATCGTATTGAAAAGCAAGAGCAAGAGATTCCCGTAATTCCGCTTGATTCATCGCCTTTGAAATTCCAACACTTGAGCCCATATTTGATGGCTTAGTAAAGACTGGGTAAGTCAAGGTCTTCTCTACCTCGGCTAACTTTTCTTCCAAATCATCTCCTTCAAGAACCACCACATACGGCACTTGAGGAATGCCTACGGATTCTAGTACACGCTTGGTACTAATCTTATCCATGGCAACGCTTGAAGAAAGGACATTTGTGCCGACATAAGGCATTTTAAGGACTTCTAAGAAGCCTTGAATAGAGCCGTCCTCACCCATCGGACCATGCAGAACAGGAAAGACTACCGCATCTTTTTCATAGATATCACTTGGCTTGATTTCCTTGTCCCAATCAATGCTCTGATTGGTCATCAATTTCTCCTCAAGAGGCTCTTTGTCAAACTCCTGCGTCTTGATAAAATGCCCTTCTTTAGTAATAAAATAAGTCTTGACTAAAAATTTATCATAATTCACAGCTCGCATAACGCTTTCTGCGGATAAAACAGAGACTTCTCGCTCTGCACTACGCCCACCATAAAGTAGGATTAGAGTTTCTTTTACCATTGTTCTCTCCTTTATATTACAATTCTGTTCGGTTTTCAATCGCACGAAGCAAGGTCACTTCATCTGCATACTCAATATCAGAGCCAACTGCTAAGCCTCGTGCTAAGCGTGTGACCTTGATACCAGCCGGTTTCAAAACGCGTGAAATATACATAGATGTCGCTTCCCCATCTGCTGTCGCGTTTGTTGCGACAATGACTTCTGTCACCTCGCTATCCATCAAACGCTCAATCAAGCTCTTTAGATTGATGTCGTCTGGTCCAATTCCATTCATGGGTGAAATCAAGCCATGCAAGACATGATAAAGACCATGGTATTCTTGGATATTTTCCATAGCAGAGACATCTCTACTATCTTCGACAATCAAAATCGTCGTTTTGTCTCTCGTACTGTCTTCGCAAATCGCACAAGGATCATCGTCCGTCAAATTCCCACAAATCGAGCAGTAGGTCAACTCTCGCTTTGCTGAGAGCAAATTTTTGGCAAAATCATTGACATCATCATCACTCATCCCAATGGTATAAAAAGCAAGACGTGTCGCTGTTTTTATCCCAATGCCGGGAAGTTTTGAAAAGCTGTCAATCAATTTGGCTATCGGTGTTGGATAAAGCATAGATTCCTTTCTAATTCATGGGGTGTTTGGCTTGGTAGAGATTGATAATGTCCCGTGTAATGACATGACTCACCGTGGAGTTCAGATTGGTATTATGTGGAAAAACCACAGCTACTGCAATCTGAGGATTGTCACTTGGTGCATAGGCAACCACATTGGTATTGATCGCCTGCTCTCCACCATTGACGAAGGTTTCCGCCGTTCCTGTCTTTGCACTGATAGACACCGCCTCACCTGCTGCAATACTGCTTCCTGTCGTAAAGCCGCCGCCTCCATGTACCACTTGATAAAAACCTTGCTGAATCAAGTCCATATCCTCTTGGGAAATGGCAACTTTCCCCATTTCCTTGGTTTCAATTTTAGTAATCAAGTCGCCCAAGCCACCTGTTTCATTATTGCTATAAATTCCTTCAACCAAGCGAGGAGCGACTCGCACACCTCGATTAGCAACTGTCGCAGCATACTGGGCTAACTGCAGTGGAGTATAGTTATCAAACTGACCAAAGGCATTTGTCAAATAGTTAGCAAAAGTAAATTCTTTAGGAGTGAAGCCTTCTGACTCTCCTGGTAAATCAATACCTGTTGACGTTCCAAGGCCGTACTCAGCAAAGGTTGCCCGTAATTTTTTCATAGACGTATCAAGATTGGTTAAATCAATCTTCATATTGTCTGAATAAGGCGTTCCCATCATGTTTAGAGCCAGCTGCACCATATAGGTATTCGAAGAGTATTCCAAGGCTTCAACGGCTGTGATTGGTCGTGCGCCATACTGGGTGAACCATGATGTAATCGGATTGCCACCACCAAAACTGATCGGCTGATCAACCAAAACCTGATTGCCAGAAATGGCGCCGTATTCCCAACCAGCACTCAAAGTAGCTCCTTTGACCACAGACCCTGGAACAAAAACATTGGTAATGCTCCCTAGAGCGTCCGCCTTGATGTCCCCTTTTTCCAAATCATGCTTCATCCCTGCCATCGCAAGAACAGAGCCTGTATTTGGATTCATAGCAACAGCGTAAATCCCTTCGGAATAAGTAGCGTTTCCTGCTGCAATCTCAGAGGTCAAATAGTTTTTCAAAATCTCTTCTACTCCATTTTGAAAATCCAAATCAACACTGAGCTTGATATTCTCTCCTTTTTCTCCTTCAGCAATGGTATCTACACTTTCCAGATCTCCGTTTTTATCCAAATGCACTTCCTTAACCGCACGTTTCCCTTGAAGAGTTTCCTCATAGGTCTTTTCCAAATAACTCGTTCCCACACGGTCATTGAGCGAATAGCCTTTTTTCAAATACTCATCTGCCTCTTCAGCTGGAAGACCTGCTTTCTCACTAGAGACACTGCCAACAATCGATGCAAGGCTCGTGTCTAGGACCTTGCGATCCCAAGACATGGTCACACTAATTCCTGATAATTCCTTGCTATTTGCTGTCAAGCGAGCCACTTGCTCAGGACTTAAACGATCTGTCTCAAGCAGACCTGTCTGGAAATTCGCAACAGCATTCATCTGATTGAAAAGAAAAATCACCTTTTTCTCCTCATCTGAATAATGCAATTGCTGGGGATCCACACTATCCACCGCCGCTTTATAAACTTCACTTTCAGATAATTGGTTCCCATCGGTGTCCAAGCGTTTTTGTTTGGGCAGTTTTTCGACAACTTCCTTATAAACTTTAGGGTCTGCCAAGTAATAATCTACTTCCTGTCGCTCTGTGACATCCGCAGCCGTTACCGTGACAAAAGACAAGAGCTTCTCAGCTAATTCTTTCATATCAGCAGCCGTCATTTTATTGCTACGGGTGAAAGCAACAACCTGCCTGGTCGTATTTTCCACCAAGGGCTTGCCACTAGCATCATAGATCTGACCACGAACCGAACTATGTGTAACCTTAAGCTGACTTGCAGTTGCTAATTTTTTGATATAAAAATCTTTATTAGCCACCTGCATATAACCCAAACGTGCAATTAAAACCCCAAACAAGAGAATCACAATCCCAAAGAGTAGATTTAATCGCTTGGGAATGGATATGCTATCAAACTGACGTTTTTTCTTTGCCATACCTTCCTCATTCTTATTCTCTATCTCTTCTATTTTACCACAAAAACAAAAAAGCGAAGCAGATTTATTTCTTTGTTTCAGAATATACAACATATTTACAGAATCTTACAGTAGCA
This window contains:
- a CDS encoding D-alanine--D-alanine ligase; the protein is MVKETLILLYGGRSAEREVSVLSAESVMRAVNYDKFLVKTYFITKEGHFIKTQEFDKEPLEEKLMTNQSIDWDKEIKPSDIYEKDAVVFPVLHGPMGEDGSIQGFLEVLKMPYVGTNVLSSSVAMDKISTKRVLESVGIPQVPYVVVLEGDDLEEKLAEVEKTLTYPVFTKPSNMGSSVGISKAMNQAELRESLALAFQYDSRVLIEQGVEAREIEVGLLGNYDVKSTLPGEVVKDVDFYDYDAKYIDNKITMDIPAKISDEVAATMRKNAELAFRTLGGLGLSRCDFFYTKDGAIFLNELNTMPGFTQWSMYPLLWENMGISYPDLIERLVELAKEAFTKRENHLL
- the recR gene encoding recombination mediator RecR; this translates as MLYPTPIAKLIDSFSKLPGIGIKTATRLAFYTIGMSDDDVNDFAKNLLSAKRELTYCSICGNLTDDDPCAICEDSTRDKTTILIVEDSRDVSAMENIQEYHGLYHVLHGLISPMNGIGPDDINLKSLIERLMDSEVTEVIVATNATADGEATSMYISRVLKPAGIKVTRLARGLAVGSDIEYADEVTLLRAIENRTEL
- the pbp2b gene encoding penicillin-binding protein PBP2B, translating into MAKKKRQFDSISIPKRLNLLFGIVILLFGVLIARLGYMQVANKDFYIKKLATASQLKVTHSSVRGQIYDASGKPLVENTTRQVVAFTRSNKMTAADMKELAEKLLSFVTVTAADVTERQEVDYYLADPKVYKEVVEKLPKQKRLDTDGNQLSESEVYKAAVDSVDPQQLHYSDEEKKVIFLFNQMNAVANFQTGLLETDRLSPEQVARLTANSKELSGISVTMSWDRKVLDTSLASIVGSVSSEKAGLPAEEADEYLKKGYSLNDRVGTSYLEKTYEETLQGKRAVKEVHLDKNGDLESVDTIAEGEKGENIKLSVDLDFQNGVEEILKNYLTSEIAAGNATYSEGIYAVAMNPNTGSVLAMAGMKHDLEKGDIKADALGSITNVFVPGSVVKGATLSAGWEYGAISGNQVLVDQPISFGGGNPITSWFTQYGARPITAVEALEYSSNTYMVQLALNMMGTPYSDNMKIDLTNLDTSMKKLRATFAEYGLGTSTGIDLPGESEGFTPKEFTFANYLTNAFGQFDNYTPLQLAQYAATVANRGVRVAPRLVEGIYSNNETGGLGDLITKIETKEMGKVAISQEDMDLIQQGFYQVVHGGGGFTTGSSIAAGEAVSISAKTGTAETFVNGGEQAINTNVVAYAPSDNPQIAVAVVFPHNTNLNSTVSHVITRDIINLYQAKHPMN